The DNA region ACCACGAGCGGCCCGGTGAAAGGCGCCCGCCGCGATGCGTCCCGTGCCCTTGCGGACGAAGACGCGCCCCGGTGAGCGCATTCCTGTCCCAGGGCTCGAACCGACCGCTCCAACGCGTTGGAACGTTCGGGTTCTTGCTCTGTCTCACCCAGGGCCCGTCGAAGGGATTAAGGCACCCGTTTCAGAGCACCCCCTGTGATCTCGGACAGGTCGTACGGCGCGGGAACCGGATGGCCCCTTGCCGTACTGCCCGCCAGCCCGGCAGCCCGGGCCGGCGGGAAACTCTCGGCCTCGTCAGGCAGCCGCGGCGGTCGCGGACGCTTCTGAGGTGTCGATCCTGACGCCCGGCCCCATCGTGGAGCTGAGCGCGATCTTCTTCACGTACTGGCCCTTGGCGCCCGACGGCTTGGCCTTCAGGAGCGCATCGAGCAGGGCGCGGATGTTCTCGCTCAGCGCCTTCTCACCGAAGCTCGCCTTGCCGACGCCGCAGTGCACGATGCCGTTCTTCTCGACGCGGAACTCGACCGCGCCACCCTTGGAATCCTGCACCGCCTTGGCGACGTCCATGGTCACCGTGCCGACCTTCGGGTTCGGCATCATGCCGCGCGGGCCGAGCACCTTACCCAGGCGCCCGACGAGCGGCATCATGTCCGGGGTGGCGATGACCTTGTCGAAATTGATGTTGCCGGCCTGGATCTGCTCGACCAGGTCCTCCGCGCCGACCACGTCGGCACCGGCCTTCTGGGCCTCGTCGGCCTTCGGGCCCTTGGCGAACACGGCCACGCGCACCGAGCGGCCGGTGCCGTTCGGCAGCGAGACCACGCCGCGCACCATCTGGTCGGCGTGACGCGGGTCGACACCGAGATTGACGGCGATCTCGACCGTCTCGTCGAACTTCGCCGTCGCCCGTTCCTTGACCAGCTTCACCGCCTCGTCGAGCGTGTAGAGCTTGCGCGGGTCGATTCCCTCGCGGGCCGCCGCGATACGTTTTGCAACTTTCGCCATGGCGCCTTACTCCGTCACTTCGAGGCCCATCGAGCGCGCGGAGCCCTCGATGATCCTGGTGGCCGCGTCGAGATCGACCGCGTTGAGATCCTTCATCTTGGTCTCGGCGATTTCGCGGCACTGGGTGCGCGTCACCTTGCCGATGAAGCCCTTGCCGGTCTCGCCCGAACCCTTCTGCACGCCGGCCGCCTTCTTCAGAAGGAAGCTCGCCGGCGGCGTCTTCGTGACGAAGGTGAAGGACTTGTCCTGGTAGACCGTGATGGTCGTGGGGATCGGGATCCCCTTCTCCATCTCCTGGGTCTTCGCGTTGAACGCCTTGCAGAATTCCATGATGTTCACGCCGCGCTGACCCAGCGCCGGACCGATCGGCGGCGACGGGTTGGCCGCGCCGGCGGGAACCTGCAGGTTGATGTAACCTGTGATCTTCTTCGCCATATCCCTCTACTCCTGTGACCGCCCCGAACGGAACGGCCGCTTCAAAAACGCCGCGGATGCGGCGGCGGGCGGCGC from Marinicauda algicola includes:
- the rplK gene encoding 50S ribosomal protein L11; this translates as MAKKITGYINLQVPAGAANPSPPIGPALGQRGVNIMEFCKAFNAKTQEMEKGIPIPTTITVYQDKSFTFVTKTPPASFLLKKAAGVQKGSGETGKGFIGKVTRTQCREIAETKMKDLNAVDLDAATRIIEGSARSMGLEVTE
- the rplA gene encoding 50S ribosomal protein L1, which encodes MAKVAKRIAAAREGIDPRKLYTLDEAVKLVKERATAKFDETVEIAVNLGVDPRHADQMVRGVVSLPNGTGRSVRVAVFAKGPKADEAQKAGADVVGAEDLVEQIQAGNINFDKVIATPDMMPLVGRLGKVLGPRGMMPNPKVGTVTMDVAKAVQDSKGGAVEFRVEKNGIVHCGVGKASFGEKALSENIRALLDALLKAKPSGAKGQYVKKIALSSTMGPGVRIDTSEASATAAAA